The nucleotide window ATAAAGGCAACAGTAAAAAGCTGCCCTTACTGTTGATACATCTCTCTATGATAAAATTTACCTACTCTCTTCGTTGCTATTTAGTTATCAATATTTCAGatttcactctttaaaaaaaaaacaggtaAATTTACTATTATATCCTAATTtaatattcttaaaattaaattttcaataaataaacataaattaatttactttgattaattaatttgaccaatgaAGCTTTTCTATATTAGACAAATATATCTTTTCAAAACTAATAActttaaaaggtaaaataagaaaaataacgacatttatgcattaattttttgagaaatgacaAATACTccttaaaatttttaataagaCATATAAATggaaatggagagagtattaCATGTCACCTCGTAAAAATCGTAACTAATTCGCTATATCAAGTTAACTATAGCGTAGTAAGCCTTTATACATGCACCTTAAAATCGTAACGAATATAGTTCTTCTGCAAAACTATCAtgaatattctatttttgcaGTGTTCATGGTTGCTCAAGTACAGTGAAAAAATATCCTATCTCCTCATTAATTTGAATACATGATGCCTCCGTTCCAACGGAGGAAAGGGCAAAAATTTATTGCAAAAATTTTTCTGCACAAATTAAGTGCAAGAGAACATGAACAAGGTGGCGCAGGCAGCAACATTATCCACTCCCCATGATGAGTTCATTTAGATGAGGGCTGCAACACCAAGTTGCTGCATCTCTTTAAGCCTCCATATAGGGTGGATCGCTCCTTCTCCGAGTTCTTCTGCTTCTACTAGTTGCATAGCCCAAGCATAGTATACAGTGTGTATTGTATCCTAAATACATGTAGTAAAACAACATTTAGCCACACCAGGGTTAATTTTCAAATTCAGAAGACTTAGCTTTGACGATGAGATCATTCTATAGAGCAACATTGATGTCTCAATAAAGAAGCTTTTTCTAAGGAAGGAGCTTTTAAAGTCATCGAATTAGGAAATTTTTGACACTGATGCTCGTGAACATCCTGAGTTTACGTGTAGTAACACACTTTTATGTACGAAGATCACGCTAGTAACATAGAAAAATGACAATTTGACCACAGATGATATGATCAATAGAAAGTACCGAATTAACCAGCAGGGTCAATTCATTGAATAGCCAATACtgaacattaaaaataataccAACCTAAAACAGAGGATAAAGCTTACCTGTCCCCCTTCTTTAATTGAACCAAGTTTATCACGTATGCAGTAAACCTGTTGCGTCTGGAACTGTGAAAATTACCAAAGAAAGATTACTATCAGGGTTTCTCCATCATTCATACactatgtttttaaaaaattttaccAAAGAAAGATTACTATCAGAATTTCTCCATAATGTATACTCCctttgtttcaaaaagaatgacctcctttcctttttaatttgtttaaaaaagaatgacatcttttattttttggtaatattttacttttagcttttcacgtggcatgtttaagatcacaagattaagggcaattttgtacatttgacataactttaatttaggaccacaagattcaaaagtgttcttgaatttcttaaatttcgtgccaagtcaaaccaggtcactctttttgaaacggacGGAGTATACAATGTGTTTCAAGTCTTTGTTAGGCAGAGAGCCCTGTCAAGAGGTGCATTAGTccagacataaaaaaaatgaggagAAATGCTTACCGCCAAAATGATAATGGGACTGTCTCCCATCATTTTTGTCTCCCGTACTTCAACGTCCGAAATATGTAAAATCTGCacaatgagagagagagagagtagttAACCATATAGATTGTCTAGACATTTATTCATCCATATACAAGTGCACAGAAATAAGAAGGTTGGATCTGTCCGCCAccagtcattttttttttgggatggcGGTGGTGTGAACTCATTTTCAGTAGGGTTATTTGATTCCTAGTAGCAATGGGGAGAAAACACAGGAGaggaaaataaaaggaaagttTGATGCTAGAGAAACCAATTAGTACTGAACTCACACTAATCGTTCCCTTTAATGTAGTTTATTTATGTGATGCAAAAGGAGAGATCACAAGTTTCATTTCCAATTTTCAGTTTGAGCGACTTTCCTACAACGAGAGGTGGGAACTCTGGGATGAACCATCTCTACGGGATTGTGAAAGATGCTCTACTAGAATTATTCTTGTTATTGCTTCGACTTGTAATCCCCAAGAAGTGGATCCTGCTCTAATAGCTACGAATAAACTAAATGTGTGCAGATACAGAGGCTCTTGTGAATACACAGTTACCTTTATCTCAAAAAGATACAGAGGCTCCTTATTCCACAACAACGAAAACACATTTTCACTCTTTCATATACCTCTTGCAGCTGCAGCAGGATTTGAAAAAGGAATTGATCATGACTTTCTTCCCTTTTGGGCCAGTTGTGGGTGAGGAATCTCTTTAATGGGGAGAAACCACGGGAAAGGGAAAGGGAAGTTTGATGCTAGAGAAACCAATTAGTACTGAACTCAAGCTAATCAACCCCTTTAATGTCGTATACCGTGTGATGCAAAATGAGAGATCACATGTTTCATGCCGAATTTTCAGTTTGAGCATATTTCCTACAGCGAGAAGTGGGAAATCTGGGATGATTTTAAATCAAGACCACAACTACAGCAAATGCAGCATCTAATGCTTAGATCAAGGCCAATGAGAAACAGTAAATAGCAATATGCTGTGTGAACAAATACTTTTACCTATTGACGCCCCTATAACCCCTAAAGAAAAAACAACGGcgcatttaaaaaaaacaatatcacTCTACAAGGTATTAGATTTGTTGAACAATGgcacatttaaaaaaaaacaatatcacTCTACAAGGTATTAGATTTGTTGAACAATGGcgcatttaaaaaaaaacaatatcacTCTACGAGGTATTAGATTTGTTGAACAGGTTTCATGACAGAAGTCAGATAGTTATAGTCAGGGACAACGGTTCTAAAATCTCTATCAGCATAACAGCATCTAAACATAAAGtttcaaggattatgaccttGACTTGACAAGCATGGAACTCACAAATTGCATCTCACATTAACAGAATAAGGCCATGTATCAGCATAAAAATGTAATCATTTACAGCAGTAAGAAAAGTGTCTTGGCTATTTTAGTTCTATCAACTTTTACTAACTATTGACCTTGTCTGACATGCTAATAGAAATCATTGAGAACAGATTGCAACACTGAAAGTTTAAGCAAAGCGGCACTTTTCATTTATTGTTATTCCCCTTCAgtgtaaataaatattcaaactGGAAGCCAATACCATAACTTGCGTTTCTCTTACCTTGTTATCAAAAATGATACCCTGGCATTCAAAAGCTTGATGCTCTGCTTTACACCGCTCAATTACCTCTTTGCTGCAATATTTCTTCAACACCTCTGAATCTCCCTAATGACCCAAAAAGCAAGACATcattgaaagaagaagaaaaaataacatatttcagtATATCAGCACGAGAAGATTCAATAAGCAGTGAAAGACAAAATAGAGCTCGGTACGAGGCAAGAAAGGAAGGGTAGGGTAATGGTGGACCTACTGATTTACTTCTGAAGTATTTATCCATCCATTTGGGTTATATGATAAAGAGACACATAGATTCTCCTCTCTGTCCAACTTTGAAGGCGTCAAAAACTAGACATGGAGAGATTGCACCACCCACTACTCCTAATTGTGAACCAAACACATGACTAACCCATACCCTTCTGTCTGCCTCTCCTATTTCTACCCCCACACGAGAAATCGTGTTCATGTGTCCATAAGCTTTAGTGAACTTGTGCATACTTACTTTGAAGAAAGCACCAAGAACTGGTCGAATCACTTCTTGAACCTCAGCAACAAATTCAGGTAAAGAGAATGACCTTCACAAGACATACTTCAAATTTCTTATACAAGCcaaaaatgataatgaaaaatcaagCAAAAGTAGGCTGTAATCCTACGGATCTCTGCGGCGGATCTCTTTAAATGACAAAGCAGCTGTTGATTCTCCAAACACAGTTTCATTTATACTGTAACCATTAAGATGGAAACTATAAGTTAATCTTAATAGAACTCTATCCAGGACACAGCATTAAAATTGGAATGTAGCCATACTCTTGGATTTTATGAACAACGGGATGATCACTCGTTTCCCATCTCTCACGAATATCTTCTGCAATCTGTCATACCACATAAATATTTCAGATAACTTCATATAAATGCAATCCAAATTCACTGCTGCTGCTATCAGCTAAATGATTTTGTGCTAAAAATCCTCACTTACAAATGCTTTCTGGATGTATATCCTCATTGGGTTAAATATAGCAGATAATGAGAGTTTGAAAATGAAAACATACCACAAATGGTAAAATTCTACAGAGAATCAGAAAGTACCTCCTGGCTTTTTGTTACAACAGGTTCACTCATGCCAGTGAAGCGCTTAAACACAGGGTGACCTTGCATctggaaataaataaaaacttagGGCAAATTAGGAATATGAGAGGAAAAGACCAGTTCACTCAATCTCAACAGGGACtaataagaaagaaaattacCTTTTCCTTGAGTGCCTCCCATTTCTTATTCCACTTCGACTGCTTTGATGGTAAGACAGCAACATCAGTCCTTGTGCTCCTCTCGAAGTTTGATGAAGTTTCTTGTGTAGGAGCAGAATGTTCGAGGCGCTTTCTCTTACCTGGAGTACCTTTCAATTCATCCAATATAATGCCATATCCCTTCTTGGCTAAGTCAACAGGCTttgcttcttttattttttggaaggCTGGTGAGACTTTTGATGATAAGGATGAAGCAGCAAACTTAACCTTGCTAAAAACTGTTTCTGCATTATCACTGGAAGAAGattgctgctgctgctgctccTGTTGAGTTTTTGCTGATGCAGACTCACTACTCTCATTGGTATTTGAACCAGAAGTATCTGAATGACCACTTGATCCTGGAGTTTCTTCCTTCCCCGTCCGAAAACTTGACCTGACCTATAAACGAATCAGGGTCAACTGTCACTCTCTTAAAGAATTCATCATAATCGGGACATGTGCTAAAAAGAGCTTAGGAAAGAACTACCAACCTCCTCTTTAGTAGCAGATATTTTTTCCTCCACATTAGCATAAACCtacaaaacaaattatattagCTCAACAGGCAGTGACTaaacttgacattttttaaGGAACTTTCAGGATTCGGAGGTTGAAAGatcaatatctttttttaaatggaaGTGTTTTATTACTGGCTTCAAGGAAAAGCATTCAATACAAGACCAAATAGTTAGCTCCATTACATGATGTTATGGCAGAACCAAGAAGCTaacccaaaaaaacaaaaaatatgtagGGGGAAACACAAACAAGTGGGAAAGTCAAGGTTAGGGAACTAACAAAGTCTAGAAATGCATCAACATTATAGGACAGTTTGTTCCAATCAAAGATGCAAAATAAACATCTAGCCTTCATGGAGTGATTTGTAGTTGAAAGATCAATATCTTTGCTAATTAATAGTGATAGGTGCcgaaaacataattaattatataaagttATGCTCTCTCTAGCAACATAAGCTTTTAGCTAAGATGATCACACACCTCAAATTGCTATCAGAGTAGGCAGAGGGCATGGGTTTGAGTCCCGCCACCACCcatcatcaaattttttttccacGTGCTTGGACCATGAAAAGAAATTACTCACTCGTGAGGGGGTGTGAAGAcgtaatttattaaataaaagtatgtTATCTCTAACggcttaagcttttagatgagatggttaCACACTTCAACAATAAGACAAAACTTCACTGCAAAGAATGATCTCAAATGTTGGTGCACCAGAGGAAAAGATCTCCAGAGAAATAATGCACCAAGAAAAGTCTCATGTTTTGCTGGACAGTAGAGCATGGTGCTT belongs to Solanum stenotomum isolate F172 chromosome 1, ASM1918654v1, whole genome shotgun sequence and includes:
- the LOC125846712 gene encoding mitochondrial import inner membrane translocase subunit TIM44-2; protein product: MTSRKIVRDLFISKQPVFRRILAPQQVVSGRVATNLRFVGADRYLGIRHFGVFNEFSKKVKGEVDSNQEFQQSVKVLKEKAEELKGVKEDLKTRTKQTTEQLYKHVDGVWTEAEATAKKVYANVEEKISATKEEVRSSFRTGKEETPGSSGHSDTSGSNTNESSESASAKTQQEQQQQQSSSSDNAETVFSKVKFAASSLSSKVSPAFQKIKEAKPVDLAKKGYGIILDELKGTPGKRKRLEHSAPTQETSSNFERSTRTDVAVLPSKQSKWNKKWEALKEKMQGHPVFKRFTGMSEPVVTKSQEIAEDIRERWETSDHPVVHKIQDINETVFGESTAALSFKEIRRRDPSFSLPEFVAEVQEVIRPVLGAFFKGDSEVLKKYCSKEVIERCKAEHQAFECQGIIFDNKILHISDVEVRETKMMGDSPIIILAFQTQQVYCIRDKLGSIKEGGQDTIHTVYYAWAMQLVEAEELGEGAIHPIWRLKEMQQLGVAALI